ttttttttttttttgcgttacTAATCTTGGAAAATGTGTTGAACAAGATGCAgaaaccgaaaaaaaaaatccaatgcaCTTCTTGTTTTAAGCACCTAAACCAGACAGGAGGTCCTGTTTCGCAAGGAGCACGTGACGTGGACGCTACTGTTAGCTGCACTTCGGCCCAGGACCACGAGACTGTGATGTTTGGGGCCCAGCTGTCGGGGTGGAGCGCAGCAGGTCCTCACACGGCCTCGGCGGACGTCTCCGTCGACACGGACATGGTGACTTTGGCTATTTTCACAGTGGTCTTCACGCAGCTCTCGGCGGCCCTGTTGGCGGAGATGTTCCGGTTCTGGCAGTCGGACTCCAGGCTGTTGTCCAGCTGCTGGCCGGCGCCGCGGCAGGCGTGGCAGGAGCTGAGGAAGGCGTGCCGCAGGTCCTTGCTCCTCAGGGCGTAGATGATGGGGTTGACGGTGGAGTTGAGCAGGCACAGCATGCTGCAGAACGCAAAGACCGTCTTGATGTCGTCGTCCATCTTCCAGAAGAGGTCGTAGACCATGATGGCCAGGACCGGGCCCCAGCAGATGACCAGCACCACCAGGATCAGAACCAGGGTCTTGGCCAGACGGATGTCCATGCGCGCCTGCTCCGGGCGAGTGGTCTGCACCTTAGTCCCGTCCGCCGAGTAGACCACCAGGCTCTTCTGGGAGGTGCGGCTCAGCATCCTCACGGCGTGGTGGTGCGCCTTCCACAGGATGTAGATGTAGGCgtagatgatgaagatgaccaGGACGCTGGTCACTCCGATCCAGAACAGCAGGTAGTTCTCGTCGATCAGAGGGAAAATGTCCGAGCAAACGGAGTTGAGGCGCTTGCAGTTCCAGCCCAGCAGAGGTAGCACGGCGATGACGATGGAGATGGTCCACATCATGCAGAAGGCGATGACCGCTTTGGTCCGGGTCACGATGCGCCTGTAGGCCAGCGGCCGGTGGATGGAGATGTAGCGGTCGATGGCCGTGAGGAAAAGGCTTCCCACCGAGGCGGTGAAGGACGCCGTCACGCCGCCGAGCTTGAAGAGGAACACGTTGGGACTGTCCTTCCTGTGGAAGACGTGGAAGTCCAAGAAGCTGTAAACGAAGATGACGCTGCCCAGCAGGTCGGCCACCGCCAGGCTCCCGATGAAGTGGTAGGACGGCCGGCAGCGGAGGGTGCGGGACTGCAGGATGACGCACAGCACCACAAGGTTCTCCAGCACCGTGAAGGTCCCCAGGGTCAGGGACATCACAGCCACCGCCAGCTGCTGGCTGGGAGTCAGGATCATGAAACACTCCATGTCCATGAAGTTCTCCCCGCATTGGATgttgccgccgccgccgccgccgccgtcgtcCCGGAGCGTGGTCCTGTTGCCGAACACGTCGGTGGCGTTGGTGGGGAAGAAGAAGGGGAAGCCTTTGAGGATGAGCTCCTCGTCCGGCGGGAGCTTGTCCGGGAAGGAGTCGCTGCGAAACGCCGACAGAGGCTTCTGCAGGGAGACGTGGCCCTTGAAGTTCATGTCGCCCACGGGGTCGTCGTAGTTGGCGTCGTTGGAGCCCAGGTACTGCAGACCCGAGGTGATAGTCCGGAAGGTGGTGTCTGCCACGCCGTCCAGCACTGACTTCATGGTGGAGGGTGAAGCTGCGCTCACTGTCGGCCCCGAAAACCTGCAGCACAAACTCCAAATATCATCCTTCATTCACGGCAAAACCGATTTTCTCATTTCAAACTCACAACTATTCAGCATTTTTAAGCATCAGCGGCGCTTCATCGATCTGAAACGAGCGTGCAGGAGCCAAAATGtctttatacattttttatttttgttatgtcAGTGCCTCATTAAATATTGATGGCATCTGGGAGCCGCAGAAATTCTGTGCCATAAAACTCACATTATTGTTGGCCACTGCGCGCTTTCCAAGAATCTCCCACCGCAGTCCTTTAAATTTGACTCCCACCACCGCGGCAGTGGGGGACAGAGGAGTCAGAGCGGAGTGAAGGGACCAGATGAAGCGGAGCGGGAGGAAAATACAGGAATATTCGCGCGCAACTACACTGAAATATCACGTAAAGCAGCTGCTTTCAAAATGGGAAACGACGGAGTTGAGTTAAAAGTGCgtttcaaaaacactttaaaatatgaaacaatgaaaatataggctgcaaagttattattttttttaccttacATAATTTTCCACGCGCGCAAAAGGCTCCTTTATCCAACCCAGCGGCGCATCA
This window of the Synchiropus splendidus isolate RoL2022-P1 chromosome 12, RoL_Sspl_1.0, whole genome shotgun sequence genome carries:
- the LOC128768279 gene encoding cannabinoid receptor type 1A isoform X2, with protein sequence MKSVLDGVADTTFRTITSGLQYLGSNDANYDDPVGDMNFKGHVSLQKPLSAFRSDSFPDKLPPDEELILKGFPFFFPTNATDVFGNRTTLRDDGGGGGGGNIQCGENFMDMECFMILTPSQQLAVAVMSLTLGTFTVLENLVVLCVILQSRTLRCRPSYHFIGSLAVADLLGSVIFVYSFLDFHVFHRKDSPNVFLFKLGGVTASFTASVGSLFLTAIDRYISIHRPLAYRRIVTRTKAVIAFCMMWTISIVIAVLPLLGWNCKRLNSVCSDIFPLIDENYLLFWIGVTSVLVIFIIYAYIYILWKAHHHAVRMLSRTSQKSLVVYSADGTKVQTTRPEQARMDIRLAKTLVLILVVLVICWGPVLAIMVYDLFWKMDDDIKTVFAFCSMLCLLNSTVNPIIYALRSKDLRHAFLSSCHACRGAGQQLDNSLESDCQNRNISANRAAESCVKTTVKIAKVTMSVSTETSAEAV
- the LOC128768279 gene encoding cannabinoid receptor type 1A isoform X1 codes for the protein MFSGPTVSAASPSTMKSVLDGVADTTFRTITSGLQYLGSNDANYDDPVGDMNFKGHVSLQKPLSAFRSDSFPDKLPPDEELILKGFPFFFPTNATDVFGNRTTLRDDGGGGGGGNIQCGENFMDMECFMILTPSQQLAVAVMSLTLGTFTVLENLVVLCVILQSRTLRCRPSYHFIGSLAVADLLGSVIFVYSFLDFHVFHRKDSPNVFLFKLGGVTASFTASVGSLFLTAIDRYISIHRPLAYRRIVTRTKAVIAFCMMWTISIVIAVLPLLGWNCKRLNSVCSDIFPLIDENYLLFWIGVTSVLVIFIIYAYIYILWKAHHHAVRMLSRTSQKSLVVYSADGTKVQTTRPEQARMDIRLAKTLVLILVVLVICWGPVLAIMVYDLFWKMDDDIKTVFAFCSMLCLLNSTVNPIIYALRSKDLRHAFLSSCHACRGAGQQLDNSLESDCQNRNISANRAAESCVKTTVKIAKVTMSVSTETSAEAV